Proteins encoded by one window of Lathyrus oleraceus cultivar Zhongwan6 chromosome 1, CAAS_Psat_ZW6_1.0, whole genome shotgun sequence:
- the LOC127112527 gene encoding uncharacterized protein LOC127112527: protein MRLYVDYRQLNKVTIKNKYLLMRIDDQMDQLVGACMFSKIDMCLGYHQIRVKPYDIPNTAFRTRYGHYEYFVIPFGVSNVPGVFIEYMIRIFRSCLDHIEIEPFETLYGMRCRTTLCWYDSGESVVLGPEIVLQITKKIKMVQEKILQRVREVVYRVALPSYLSNLHDVFHVSQLQKYIHDMSHVIQLDDVHVRENLTVRIFLMRIEDREVKHLRGNEIASVKVVWEGPAGGSVRWELESCNTPT from the exons ATGAGGTTGTATGTTGACTATCGACAACTGAACAAGGTTACTATCAAGAATAAGTATTTGCTTATGAGAATTGATGATCagatggatcagttggttggtgcttGCATGTTTAGTAAAATTGATATGTGTTtgggttatcatcagattcgtgtaaagcCATACGATATTCCGAATACTGCGTTCAGAACGAGATATGGTCACTATGAGTATTTTGTGATTCCATTTGGTGTGTCTAATGTGCCTGGAGTGTTCATAGAGTATATGATTAGAATATTCCGTTCATGCTTAGATCA TATTGAAATTGAACCTTTTGAAACCTTGTATGGTATGAGGTGTAGGACAACTTTGTGTTGGTATGATTCTGGTGAGAGTGTTGTGCTTGGACCTGAGATAGTTCTGCAGATTACTAAGAAGATCAAGATGGTCCAAGAGAAG ATTCTTCAGAGGGTAAGAGAGGTGGTCTACCGAGTTGCGTTACCATCGTATCTCTCcaatcttcatgatgtgttccatgtgtctcagcTGCAGAAGTACATTCACGATATGTCTCATGTGATTCAATTGGATGATGTGCATGTTAGAGAGAACTTGACAGTTAGAATTTTTCTGATGAGGATTGAGGATCGTGAAGTGAAGCACTTGCGAGGCAATGAGATCGCTTCagtgaaagttgtttgggaaGGTCCTGCTGGTGGCAGTGTGAGGTGGGAGCTcgagagttgtaacaccccgacttaa